The sequence TTGGTCAATAACTATAACATAATTCGATTTTACACGATATGGTTTCGTATCGACTtgatatagttttgtcattACTCAATTTGGTTTTGTGATAACTCGATGTGGTTTCACCATTAATTAATATGGCAGTGTCATTAGTCAATGTGGTTTTATCATTACTTGATGTGTATGTGACATAACGTTATGTAGTtgtttcattacatgatgtggttttgttatttcgtaatgatgatttgtttattctttatatggttttaacataacgtaatgatgtttcaaaatttgacgATTTTTCACTACTTGAtgtgtttgtttcattattCGATGTGGTCTTGTCATTCTTGGATGTGGTCCTGTCATTCTTTGATGTTGTTATCCCAATTCTTGATGAGGTAAAACCATGTGACCAATTCGTAAAAAtctgttgtatttttaaatagatttccATTTTGTATATGCCTTGAATGCGTGTGGCCATCCATCTAATTCGTGTTCAAATAAAAGTTCGGGTTACTCTTTGGAGTAAACTTTAAGTTAGTTTTCGAAGTCGAATAAGTCACAGGAAATCGGGCGAAGGGGTGGGGGCTCGGCTACGCGATAAAgcattaatattataaaataagaattttccGTTTTTTTAGCGTTAATAATCATTTGAACATACCGGtatatacgaatatcaattGTTCACTTTTAATCAATTGAATTCCTTGATCTATTTCTCACAAATTGACAAATAAACTTTTTGGAACATCTGTTTTACATGTGACGACGAACATGTTCCAGTTGTCGTAACCATAATACCTTTTACGCGAATGTGAACTTCCAAATGAAACCAAATCACTCGGTTTGTAATTTTGCGAATAACACGAAGGGTGCCTCACGTTGAACATACTCTCCTTACCTTTCTGGGAAACCCGAGATCACCCCGATGGATTTAAATTACCCAGTCATTACGGGGCGCCGATttggactcttgtggttttgtgcaaaattcaattctgtcataacaaaatattctttgttttacaaaactatgtgatacATACTTGTTTTATGAGAACTTCAAATTTGTGATGAcgaaattcatttttgtagacaaaattcatttttgtagacaaaattcatttttgtagacaaaattcagttttgtcatgacaaaattcagttttgtagaccaaaaaggtatgcaaatataaacttatttgcatacaaaatttacttttgctacccgatatggaaattaaatcactaaagtcaattgtgtgtgataagattcaattttgtgagacaaaattgacttatgtgagacaaattcaattttgtcaactttgtctcacaaaagtcaactttgtctcacaaaagtcaactttgtctcacaaaagtcaactttgtctcacaaaagtcaactttgtctcacaaaagtcaattttgtcaattttgtctcacagaGGTCAATTTCGTCACacaaagtcaattttgtctcacagaggtcaattttgtctcacaaaagtaaattttgtctcacaaaacaTGCAAACGTCAATTTTGTCTCGctaaagtcaattttgtataacaaaagtcgatttgtatgcaaattagttcacaaaatccaaactaaactaattcgcatacaaaattgacaaaattgacaaattagTACAACAAAAGTCAAGTTCGTCTGtgtaagaaaaattaattttatcatGACAAAAGTAACTTTTGTTTActgaaagataattttgtatgacaaaattttaaatttgtagtatgctacaaattttgttaaactgaactcatttttgttgaacaaaagtcacttttgtccgtacaaaattaaatttcaagtacaaaaccgaaagagtcccattcggcgccccgtagtcATACCGATCTATTTAGTCAGCCAATTGAAACTGTTTTGTAAGCCACCGCTACTTTACTCAATTTTCTACTCGAAATCTTTAATAAATCTAAATGAGACTTAAATTCGAATCTTACTCAAACTCTACATCAAGAAGTGACTTAAATTCAAAGTTGTAATTAGAACTCTGCCTTTCAATGTGACTCAAACTCGAAGTCCAACTCGAAATTTAATGTAACTAGAACTTCAATTCTTAGCATGACTTGAATTCGAAAGCTAACTCAAAGTTTAACTCAAACAGTAACCCGAACTTTCATTTAAACACTAATTAGATGGATGGCCACAAGTATTCAAGGCACATATAACATGGAAATCTAtctaaaaaatagaacaggttTTTCAGAATGGTCACGTGGTTCTAGGTatcataccaccaattaaaagtccctttctgttcaaccaaattttgcaattttcacagctttcatAGAAactaggtatatcctgaattgtacaggTGTCATCTTTCTGCATGCAATTTTTCAACATacattcaaaatcatataagaagGAAGAGAGCACCCGAAAGgaggtaccactaaaaataacccatggttttctggaaatcttaaataagttcaaagaaTGAGATCACCCAGagtttttggtggtgttcgttttgtttattctttggctttctatgttgtgtcatgtgttctattgtttatctgtttgtcttttttcatttttagccatggcgttgtcagtttgttttagattgatgagtttggctgtccctttgGTAAATATGAGTgatttctgaataaaatatgtataaatttttagaatacttattcaatacagaaattacaaattagtttaacaaaaaacaatttgtgtttatttttcaaaaacaaataagttttgtctttctttcgaaagacAAAAATACGGCAACGAATCCGAATTTTTAGCAAAtactcaaaatttcgacctcatttatCTAAAAAATTAGCACATGAAGCTAtactttttataacatatttgttttactcaGGTAAAacatagcctatatgcaaagtttcataaacttgtaaatacgggatcaaaactgtatcgtatgccctaaaaaatgttcttgattcatttttacaaatagaGCATTCTTTAAGAAATTTCAGTGTGaggaaaaaaatggttaaatccccataactataaataaaatcttttgtaGTTCTTAGGACTTTTTAACATTATCAAAATACTACAATCACGCGTAGTTctaagaacaaataaaaaaaatactaacataaaataaaattatgcagTTGCCAAAAATGTCACCGTCTGCAAAAAAACAGTGTGTGGCTGTTATATTCCTTGAAAAATAGACATATTAAGTTTGAAGAAATAGCATTCTTAAATAGGtgtaaaagttaaagaaaattaGAATTACAAGCGTGATGCATGCCTACTAATCGATTATGAGGTCACTGTAATCTGTAGTGACGGATATAAAGTGGGttggaaatatttgtttaagaaACGAACGAACGGATGGTCTGAAAGTATAATTTTAAGATTTATAGCTCTAGCATCTACAAAATGGGTAAACTAAATCAATAACATTATCTAtagacataaataaataaacgttttgatattgctttgattgttttttctattaaatgacttttgttcataatttgttaataaataaaaacctCTTGTTCCAAACAATGTATCCTTTTTTTATCTAGTGGTTTCGAAATGCATGCATCACGTTTTTCATACACTTCTCCGTCTACTCTGTAAAGTTGAGCCAAATTGTCCACCGCGTAAAAATTGATCTCCAATACATACATGTCATCTGTAAACAGAAATACAAACCAATGTCATGGTATCAACTGGTGACAATTTCAAACTTTATTGACCATTTCAACTTTTCTGTGTTAAATAATCCATGTATCACATCATTTTTCTCCTCATTTATTGTTTCATAtataaatttggaaaaaatattttgagtgGAATAAATTGAACACAACTTAATAGTCTTCTAGATGTTCTAGTCTAATCTGATGTGTCATTGGTAAATTGAAAATAACCTTCAATTAACAGAGTGCGGTGGTTGTTCAATACAGGTGGTCGTAAAATCAGGTGTGATTGTGTATACTAAtctaacaatttataacaaaataaaatgattttttttaaagaaaatttggtCTATACATCCGTCTTGACCAATTTCTATTAGTACTATTAATTACATAATGTATCTCCTTTTCACGTTTTCATATCAGATTTCTCaaaccaaaatttaaactttttaatttgaattataagTGTGAAAATTCCCCGTCGCAACTGTTCCTAAACCAGTGAATGGATTCCAATCAGACCATTGCACAATCTTCTTAGCATTAGGCCATTGTGCTGAtcctattttaatttttgaacaGAATAATTTCATGGTTACtatattaacattttccttGTACCTCTTAATTTATTGGGTGTTTTCGACCTTTCTTTTCATATCTATTAGGGTGATCATTCCCAATCCTCACCTTCTCCTAAATAAGTAAATCGATTTTAATCAAACTATCAAAAATTGTTCATGCCATTGCGTGCATCTTGTTTGACTTTTTAGCATAATTATTATGGGGTTTTCCATTACAAAAACGTGGAGTTTGCTCTTTCTTATTATAGGGATGATCATCCCCATTGGCAACTCTGAAACCAGTTAACGGGTTTCGatcataaaaattgaaaacaacacttttaTTAATTTCGTGCGTCCGACAAGAATGTATCTTCAacagaatatttgaaagccaggATGTATAAAACTTACACAGTTGAAGAGCTGTAGAGGCAAAAGGAGGCTTTATAACGATTTTAACtatatctgagcgtcactgatgagtcttatgaagacgaaaggCGCGTCtgtctggcgtactgaattataatcctggtacctttgataactatttgttaAGAGAAAGAGGTTTTACCAATTTTGTCTGACATCCTCTAGATAAAAAAGacccaaaaaaatcaaagggaGGCTAACGACAACGAAGGGGTAATCAAACTCATGagtcgaaaacaaactaataatgcaatgaaaaaaaaatactgtttgcaaaagtatgaattattctaaataataaggatgttcttatccaaGGCAGAAAATCCTAGCCGTATTGGACACACCTTTTTGGAACTTTagtcctcagtgctcttcaactttgtacttgttttggctttcgaacttttttcatctgagcgtcactggttagtcttgtatgaacgaaacgcgcgtatggcgtattaATTTATTAACCTGGAACcttttgtaagtttttattCGTGTAAGTCTCTGTTCTATATcctctcccatttatttgtattgtagttctgttttgttatgttgtaattttcatttaatattcaacattgccattaaagctgTAGGTTTAACATGCTACAAAACaagtttcaacaaaaattgtttgcttaaaatgtcctgtaccaagtcaggaaaatggttattgttatattattgttcgtttctgtgtgttacattttaatgttgcgTTTCTgctgtgtcgtagttctcctcttatatttgattcgTTTTCCTCCGTTTTGGTATGCTACCCGGACTGGTTTGTTTTCTTCTCCATCGATTTATTTAGTTGTAGAAGGGTCtcaatacagcacaaacaacattttccaaaagaccaaaacagtgaaaaattatatttaaacaaaacgcatttgactaacatgtagaacaactgatgttctttaaccctgctgactgccattgatcCCAAGATGTAACAAagtggatcttaatataaatttaatactaaagaGAAAACAATAAACCAGTGGCCAAGATGTTAGGGAAcaaaacggtatttggaaggccatataattgaagataaacttttgaattataagagtcaatataggatgaacggatcatataaaccgaaGTGAAAATATGATCCAAGCTCTTGTATACAAGATCctgattttgacaataaatgtcttttcAGAGATGTTAGGAATCATCacaacggtatttggaaggccatataatttaccctcaattaataaatatatttatatacaactcgtctaaacatcaacccaacaatgttagatctgtaaatttgctttcgcattttttttgttcttccctcgctgggattcgaacccatgctactgagatatcgtgacaccaaatcgcctgcactgtagccgtcccgctagaccacacgaccacgtGTGCTTCACAAAagtaaagctttcggtggctgTGTTCACAAAagtaaagctttcggtggctgTGTGTTACTTTTCCTCGTTAGTTtaaatctagcggcgtactacagttcatgatatataaggcatgatatgtaaggcatatatatatagatatatatataacaagtcaaaaagggtacaacatcaccataaaataactataaaatgaacaaatattagatagcattattataaagataacagatatccttcttcaataatagcacgatgtcaaatgaatcatgcCGATTTTCAAACtgataaacttttttcaaatcttGAAATAATACAATTCACAGACGCtggtacattttttaaaatttccagaCACGGCACAAAGATTACAAAGATATGCCAAATGAAAACAGTTATTTGCGACGTGAGCTGGCACATCTCTAAATTTCCAAAGGTTGAAAcagtttaaacaaataaaaagtgacataaatttcatttgatattgcGTGTAGTAAATTCTATCATTTGAACAGTGTTTTATCATCTTTACATGTTAGAATCTGTGCGTTACGTTTGCGCGAATTCGTCCTACATTTGCTCgagacagaaaaaaatctactttGCGAGACAAAACGCATAACGTTTACGCGACATTATTGCTAAATCACAACGTTTgagtgttttgttttgaaaaagtttattAAAAGTAACATTTCATGTAAAATGAACTCCGACGATAATTCAATAGCACACAATCCctattcaaatatcaaaatcaaaaaatgaaacacatcaaacgatttCTATTTGATATCGCTATGGTTCAAATTATAGATGATTCCTGTAGAAATCATagtcatttattttattcatgacTACATACTTTGAATGGAAAGGAACCCATGATATTCATTGTAATTTATTCATTACGTTTGTTTTACGTAAATGTAGTACTATTTTTTCTTGATTATAAAAACGAGTGAAGAGCTCTCAGAtatccctttggtgtctttcgcctcTCATTTGTTAtcgtttttcatttatttctaatattATTAACTTAGAAGACACAATGACAATGCTGTTAGAAAATACTAGTCCTTTCccctcagtagtttcagagcaaaaatgtttaacagGTTTACGAAAGGAGAAACTCACGACAGACGTCAAGTAATGACAAAAGGTCACACTGACTCTACTTGTCTTTGTAAGAGATACGTTGATAAACCGTGTTAACAAAGTATAAATACAAAAGGATAgtagaaataaaacagaaaagcATTGTTTTCACACATCTCGCCTACATCAAAAATAGCAGTCCGAATTGTGCAAGCAGGTGTGAAAAGATATTCTGtgttcaatataaatataattaatgcTTATTTCTCGTTTAATCTTAAGGGAATATCAGCAAAAGAGCATAGGTTGTATTGCAGAAACCCAAAGTTTTGATTGATTCTtatctaaaagagggacgaaagataccaaagggacagtcaaactcgtaaatctaaaacaaactgacaacgccatggctaaaaatgaaaaagacaaacagaaaaacaatagtacacatgacactaTTATTCTAAGATGACATCCcaaacaattttaataagaaCATAcatatatggaaaaaaaatgattctatATGTTTTACCTTGATCTTCTCCTTTTATTGTGCGCACCGGTGCAAAGCTTATACTGTAATGGACTGTACTGAGTGGAGGTTCTATATCATACTTCATTATTCGTGAAATTTGCGTCCTTATACCGTCTCTCTTTTCATGATCAAATTTAACACCCTTCACTTTtcctaaaacaaaaaaagcGAGAGAACCAAATTATCCAGACAGATTATTCTAACATTTATGCAAGTACAAATATACAACCACATAATCAAGGACATTTTACatcagtttttttaaaaatccacGCGGACAACAAATGAAAATTAGATTTAAGAACTGGGAACTACACCATCCGGACCCCGATAATTGATaagacaaaattaataaaatgtacGTGATGAATATGGCAAGctgttttgatatttattctAACTACAAGATATCTAATAACATTTATAAGTCATAATCAGAATTCCATAAAACAGGAGGTttcaaaaccaggttcaacccaccatttttttaaggtcaaggaacagtaaacgggctatgtcgcagattttgctaaaagatttgcatacaaccttggctcgttgaactacaacttaaaatcgaaaaaataatacatttatctcttttattatctaaaaaattGCACTCTTTTAAcatgggtgaatatttgtagaaagcacataaaatcggcgaaaaaccttctaaaatttgtcttaaaatcgccaaatctctaattctactccatagatttttcttaaaaaactttttatcgttgacacataaatttctgttttaatgatataaaataatcatagggtcaccgacttcgttttttgtctaataatcaatttgataccttgttggtagtgaaaaacgtcgaaaatcaacgttttacggcctgcaacgcgataacgttacgattatttcgacgttttgttagattttttcacaaagaacgcaactttgaatgatgtataccgtaaaaacgaagtcggtgaccctatctttattttgcatcattataacgggAATTTATCTataaacaacatatagttttttaagaaaaatctatggagtagaattagagattttgcgattttaagacaaattttagaagggttttcgtccattttatgtgctttctatacaaatgttcacccattttgtaagaattcaaacagtaatatttcaaatgataattgagttaaatacattatattttcgagtttcagttgaagttcatcgagccagagttgtatgccaaattttactgaaatctgtgacatagcccatttactgtcaCTTGACCTTAAATGCcatgtaccatgtcaggaaaatggcccttgttaaattatagttcatttctgtgtgtgttacattcaATGTTATGTTTCTGTTATGTTGTagttatatttgatgcgtttccctcagttccAGTTTGTgatccggatttgttttttctctatcgatttatgaattttgaacagcggtatactactgttgcctttatttatatagtatataagatacattatataaaattaaaatatctgatataaaatatattgataagatatcatataaactttaggagataccttataaagtatataagatatcatataatctttataagatattttctattatgtataagatatcttcatcttttatataattagttatcaacaggtaccaggattatatttttaatacgCCATACACGCATTTTGTCtttataagactcatcagagacGCTTAGATCAAACTActaatagttataaagccaagcaagtacaaagttgaagagcattgaggaccaaacattcCAAAAATTCTGCCAAATATTACTTAGGTAATCTATAagtgggataagaaaatccttagtattttgaataattcgTACATACAATATTTCAAATCTTAACCGACAACATCCATCCTACCTTTAAATTGACTGTTTAATTCATTGGTCGTAAACAATTGAATATACTTTGATGAATCATTTTAGCGTCAGATATATGAAGCGTTATTTCTAGAAATCGAATCCAC is a genomic window of Mytilus trossulus isolate FHL-02 chromosome 1, PNRI_Mtr1.1.1.hap1, whole genome shotgun sequence containing:
- the LOC134710790 gene encoding uncharacterized protein LOC134710790 produces the protein MKYDIEPPLSTVHYSISFAPVRTIKGEDQDDMYVLEINFYAVDNLAQLYRVDGEVYEKRDACISKPLDKKRIHCLEQEIKDKQKTAELQGKITKLIAEKEEKENKISSLEREKSKLVKENKELMNKSKACVIL